In the genome of Mucisphaera calidilacus, one region contains:
- the hisS gene encoding histidine--tRNA ligase: MKLQGPRGTRDFYPEAMAWRRRLEDAWRTVSVRHGFEEVDGPIFETQELYKIKSGDGILSEIFHVRHPQGDAEFAIRPEFTPTLARMVAARANGLPKPIKWFATPNFCRAERPQRGRLREFWQWNVDIIGAEGALADAECILVAVDLLREFGMTSQHVVVRISHREVVRQILLRLGVAEEKLTEAFELLDRREKMEHDAFVESATLLGLDGAKVERFLQMCRRRYPVGEIDHLARSIGMEEGFESLRELEEQLIGFGIGDWCAYDLGIVRGLAYYTGTVFELHEASGMERAVAGGGRYDKLIELFGGPKMSAVGFGMGDVVLTNVLQDKGLLPEDVTPQPDVFVLASSEAGAGSLRRVIADLREAGVHARFSYKSTTNVGKLLKEANQSRARFALLLGDAVSDGEGELKDLDTGDQQVVKLAGVADRLSV; the protein is encoded by the coding sequence ATGAAGCTGCAGGGGCCGCGCGGGACGCGTGACTTCTATCCAGAAGCGATGGCGTGGCGTCGTCGATTGGAAGACGCGTGGCGGACGGTGTCGGTACGGCACGGTTTCGAGGAGGTCGACGGGCCGATCTTCGAGACGCAGGAGCTGTACAAGATCAAGTCGGGCGACGGGATCCTGAGCGAGATTTTTCACGTGCGTCATCCGCAGGGCGACGCGGAGTTCGCGATCCGTCCGGAGTTCACGCCGACGCTGGCGCGGATGGTGGCGGCGCGTGCGAACGGTCTGCCCAAGCCGATCAAGTGGTTTGCGACGCCTAATTTCTGCCGGGCCGAGCGTCCGCAGCGAGGTCGGTTGCGTGAGTTCTGGCAGTGGAACGTGGACATCATCGGCGCGGAGGGTGCGCTGGCGGACGCGGAGTGCATCCTGGTGGCGGTGGACCTGCTGCGTGAGTTCGGGATGACGTCGCAGCACGTGGTGGTGCGGATCAGTCACCGCGAGGTGGTGCGTCAGATCCTGCTGCGTCTGGGTGTGGCAGAGGAGAAGCTGACCGAGGCGTTTGAGCTGCTGGATCGTCGTGAGAAGATGGAGCACGACGCGTTTGTGGAGAGCGCGACGCTGCTGGGTCTGGATGGCGCGAAGGTAGAGCGTTTCCTGCAGATGTGTCGTCGTCGGTATCCGGTGGGTGAGATTGATCACCTGGCGCGTTCGATCGGCATGGAGGAGGGGTTCGAGTCGCTGCGCGAGCTGGAGGAACAGCTGATCGGCTTCGGGATCGGCGACTGGTGTGCGTATGACCTGGGGATCGTGCGTGGGTTGGCGTATTACACGGGGACGGTGTTCGAGCTCCACGAGGCGTCGGGCATGGAGCGTGCGGTGGCGGGTGGCGGCCGGTACGACAAGCTGATCGAGTTGTTCGGCGGCCCGAAGATGTCGGCGGTGGGGTTCGGCATGGGCGACGTGGTTCTGACGAACGTTCTGCAGGACAAGGGTTTGCTGCCTGAGGACGTGACGCCTCAGCCGGACGTGTTCGTGCTGGCGTCGAGCGAGGCGGGCGCGGGTTCGCTCCGGCGTGTGATCGCGGACCTGCGTGAGGCGGGGGTGCACGCTCGCTTCAGCTACAAGAGCACGACGAACGTGGGCAAGCTGCTCAAGGAGGCGAACCAGTCGCGGGCGCGGTTTGCGCTGCTGCTGGGCGACGCTGTATCGGATGGCGAGGGTGAGTTGAAGGACCTGGACACGGGTGATCAGCAGGTCGTGAAGCTGGCGGGTGTGGCGGACCGGCTGAGCGTTTAG
- the bioB gene encoding biotin synthase BioB codes for MISPSTPDNDQRIAEIATSVLAGNLVSREQAQFLASLEGDDLYDLFYWANKIRIRFVGRQVKFCSIVTGKTGACSEDCSYCSQSKHYKTHVTPDKMTVDEMLQATEEARANGANSMGIVNSGRGPTDRELDWLEPFYRKTAEQGTIRPCATLGELTPEQAQRLKDMGVQRINHNLETSARHFKNIVSTHDYKDRVQTIRNAKNAGLSICAGGIFGLGEDWDDRIDMALALRELDVDVVPINFLNAIQGTPLYGEVTRLEPMQALHIIAVYKFILPQQELKIAGGREKILRDLQSWIFFAGGSSFLIGNYLTTFGRTPQQDHQMLKDLGLTYTTFDEVEHEAQPDAAMTRSPGHDSPAREGALLSRRDGSLVALPVLNQGEKLVTT; via the coding sequence ATGATCTCGCCCAGCACGCCCGACAACGACCAGCGCATCGCCGAAATCGCAACCAGCGTCCTCGCCGGCAACCTCGTCTCCCGCGAGCAGGCGCAGTTCCTCGCCTCCCTCGAAGGCGACGACCTCTACGACCTCTTCTACTGGGCCAACAAGATCCGCATCCGATTCGTCGGCCGACAGGTCAAGTTCTGCTCCATCGTTACCGGCAAGACCGGCGCCTGCTCCGAAGACTGCTCCTATTGCTCGCAGTCCAAGCACTACAAAACCCACGTCACACCCGACAAGATGACCGTCGACGAGATGCTCCAGGCCACCGAGGAGGCCCGCGCCAACGGCGCCAACTCCATGGGCATCGTCAACTCAGGCCGCGGACCCACCGACCGCGAACTCGACTGGCTCGAACCCTTCTACCGAAAGACCGCCGAGCAGGGAACCATCCGTCCCTGCGCAACCCTAGGCGAACTCACGCCCGAACAGGCACAACGCCTCAAGGACATGGGCGTCCAACGCATCAACCACAACCTCGAAACCTCGGCGCGACACTTCAAGAACATCGTCTCCACCCACGACTACAAAGACCGCGTCCAGACCATCAGGAACGCCAAGAACGCCGGCCTCTCCATCTGCGCAGGCGGCATCTTCGGCCTCGGCGAAGACTGGGACGACCGCATCGACATGGCACTCGCCCTCCGCGAACTCGACGTCGACGTAGTCCCCATCAACTTCCTCAACGCCATCCAGGGCACGCCGCTCTACGGCGAGGTCACACGCCTCGAACCCATGCAGGCCCTCCACATCATCGCCGTCTACAAGTTCATCCTCCCCCAGCAGGAACTCAAGATCGCCGGCGGACGCGAGAAAATCCTCCGCGACCTCCAGTCCTGGATCTTCTTCGCAGGCGGCTCCAGCTTCCTCATCGGAAACTACCTCACCACCTTCGGCCGAACCCCACAGCAGGACCACCAGATGCTCAAGGACCTCGGCCTGACCTACACCACCTTCGACGAGGTCGAGCACGAGGCTCAGCCCGACGCAGCCATGACACGCTCGCCCGGACACGACTCACCCGCACGCGAGGGCGCACTCCTGTCGCGTCGCGACGGATCACTCGTCGCACTCCCCGTCCTCAACCAGGGCGAAAAACTCGTCACCACCTGA
- the plsY gene encoding glycerol-3-phosphate 1-O-acyltransferase PlsY → MSVWIWMVLGYLCGSIPFGLLLGWARGVDIRRHGSGNIGATNAGRVLGRRMGLICFGLDLAKGLLPVLAFSLLGEREAGFWGALSGMGVAVSAMAGHILPVWLKFKGGKGVATGLGVMLGLWPVVTLPAVVAGVAWVGVTWFWGYVSLGSVVAAGLLPVLAVASGVSQGLSASEIGVYGVVTGALGVMVIVRHKGNMARIRSGTEPRVGWSRRGERPSA, encoded by the coding sequence ATGAGCGTGTGGATCTGGATGGTTCTGGGTTACCTGTGCGGGTCGATTCCATTCGGTCTGTTGCTGGGATGGGCGCGTGGGGTGGATATCCGTCGGCACGGGAGCGGGAACATCGGTGCGACGAACGCGGGCCGGGTGCTGGGTCGGCGGATGGGGCTGATCTGCTTCGGTCTGGATCTGGCGAAGGGCTTGCTACCCGTGCTGGCGTTCAGCCTGCTGGGGGAGCGTGAGGCGGGGTTCTGGGGGGCTTTGAGCGGGATGGGTGTGGCGGTGAGCGCGATGGCGGGGCACATTCTGCCGGTGTGGCTGAAGTTCAAGGGCGGGAAGGGTGTGGCGACGGGTCTGGGTGTGATGCTGGGGTTGTGGCCGGTGGTGACGCTGCCGGCGGTGGTGGCGGGCGTGGCGTGGGTGGGCGTGACGTGGTTTTGGGGGTATGTGAGTCTGGGGAGTGTGGTAGCGGCGGGTCTGCTGCCGGTGCTGGCGGTGGCGAGCGGGGTGAGCCAGGGGTTATCCGCTTCTGAAATCGGGGTTTATGGTGTGGTGACGGGTGCGTTGGGCGTGATGGTGATCGTGCGTCACAAGGGGAACATGGCTCGCATTCGGTCGGGGACGGAGCCGCGTGTGGGGTGGTCGCGTCGGGGTGAGCGGCCGTCGGCGTGA
- a CDS encoding RsmD family RNA methyltransferase yields MRVIAGSHKHRRLLGPPDAETTRPITDRVKQALFDRLTALGLLGDTLEQPFGPTLDLFAGTGSLGIEALSRGSTHCTFVEADRRIQSILRDNLEQLGLADRATIVHGSALLPLWIQNLPDTPVALVFLDPPYKLMDDPDAVERLLSLMAQLAPRLEPGGIINLRTPKQTPTPPEVDGLDGPVSLDYGSMTLHLYQTPLDDENDA; encoded by the coding sequence ATGCGCGTCATCGCCGGATCCCACAAGCACCGAAGACTCCTCGGACCACCCGACGCCGAGACCACACGCCCCATCACCGACCGCGTCAAGCAGGCACTCTTCGACCGACTCACCGCGCTCGGGCTCCTCGGCGACACCCTCGAACAACCCTTCGGACCAACCCTCGACCTCTTCGCAGGAACCGGCTCCCTCGGCATCGAAGCCCTCTCTCGCGGCTCCACGCACTGCACCTTCGTCGAGGCCGACCGACGCATCCAGAGCATCCTCCGCGACAACCTCGAACAACTCGGACTCGCCGACCGCGCCACCATCGTCCACGGCAGCGCCCTGCTCCCCCTCTGGATCCAGAACCTCCCCGACACACCCGTCGCCCTCGTCTTCCTCGACCCCCCCTACAAGCTTATGGACGATCCCGACGCCGTCGAACGGCTCCTCAGCCTCATGGCACAACTCGCACCACGACTCGAGCCAGGCGGCATCATCAACCTCCGAACCCCGAAACAAACACCCACACCCCCCGAGGTCGACGGCCTCGACGGACCCGTCTCACTCGACTACGGGTCCATGACGCTCCACCTCTACCAGACACCCCTCGACGACGAGAACGACGCCTAA
- the ribH gene encoding 6,7-dimethyl-8-ribityllumazine synthase — protein sequence MAEDITGSLVPGDHRVAIAVARFNEFITEHLLTAAVATWAQLGGSDENLTVARVPGSFELPVTAKHLAASGDYAAVICLGCVIRGETDHYDHVVEQTAKGIREVGTETGVPCIFGVLTCDTLEQAIHRAGAKMGNQGRSAMMAAVEMADLVERLRG from the coding sequence ATGGCAGAGGACATCACGGGCAGTCTAGTTCCGGGTGATCACCGTGTGGCGATCGCGGTGGCGCGGTTCAACGAGTTCATCACGGAGCATCTGCTGACGGCGGCTGTGGCGACGTGGGCGCAGCTGGGCGGGTCGGACGAGAACCTGACGGTGGCGCGTGTGCCGGGGTCGTTCGAGCTGCCGGTGACGGCGAAGCATCTTGCGGCATCGGGGGATTATGCGGCGGTGATCTGCCTGGGCTGCGTGATTCGTGGCGAGACGGATCATTACGATCACGTGGTGGAGCAGACGGCGAAGGGGATTCGCGAGGTGGGGACAGAGACGGGTGTGCCCTGTATTTTCGGGGTTCTGACGTGCGACACGCTGGAGCAGGCGATTCACCGCGCAGGGGCCAAGATGGGGAATCAGGGTCGGTCGGCGATGATGGCGGCGGTGGAGATGGCGGATCTTGTGGAGCGGCTCAGGGGCTGA
- the dtd gene encoding D-aminoacyl-tRNA deacylase: protein MRALIQRVRSASVAIDGKTTGAIQRGYAILLGVGHDDTPATAQRLADKIVNLRLFPDEQGRFDRSLLDINADALVVSQFTLYADARKGRRPSFLAAGKPPIAEPLCEHFCQCLRDLGVPSVQTGRFGADMLVSIENDGPVTLWLDSDELGISDNPPTKPE, encoded by the coding sequence ATGCGAGCACTCATCCAACGCGTCCGATCCGCCTCCGTCGCCATCGACGGAAAGACCACCGGGGCGATCCAACGCGGCTACGCCATACTCCTGGGCGTCGGGCACGACGACACACCCGCCACCGCACAACGACTCGCCGACAAAATCGTCAACCTCCGCCTCTTCCCCGACGAGCAGGGACGCTTCGACCGCTCACTCCTCGATATCAACGCCGACGCCCTCGTCGTCTCCCAGTTCACCCTCTACGCCGACGCCCGCAAGGGCCGACGCCCCTCCTTCCTCGCCGCCGGCAAGCCGCCCATCGCCGAACCCCTCTGCGAACACTTCTGCCAGTGCCTCCGCGACCTGGGCGTCCCCTCCGTCCAGACCGGCCGATTCGGCGCCGATATGCTCGTCAGCATCGAGAACGACGGACCCGTCACCCTCTGGCTCGACTCCGATGAACTCGGAATCAGCGACAACCCCCCAACAAAACCAGAATAA
- the gpmI gene encoding 2,3-bisphosphoglycerate-independent phosphoglycerate mutase codes for MSDSPKPVVVIVRDGWGRNPNPEHDAFNAVKLANTPRCDALLERYPSTLIHTSSEDVGLPEGTMGNSEVGHQNIGAGRVVDQESVRITKAIRDESFFANEALAGAVERAKTGRRYVHLMGIASDAGVHGLMTHLYACLELCKRMGHERVALHLFTDGRDTGPFTGKGYVEAIEAKCREIGVGQVASICGRYYAMDRDNRWERVAKAYSCLTGIHGRKNELPIAATAAEAIQNYYDSPTNDSQKGDEFIVPTMIGDSIDDALGTRISIEDSVIFYNYRGDRPREIVKAFTMSDEEWASVPPSPDTGANGFNRVRRLGVEMVTLTAYEEGLSVKVAYPKPPKMEDIGGAYLSRMGKTQFRCAETEKFPHVTFFCNDYREEPFEGESREMAQSPKVATYDLQPEMSAPRIKEIVLGRVAADDCEDFILVNFANGDMVGHTGSLEAAIKAVETVDGCVGEIVEAVVARGGKLIVTADHGNAEQMFDPNTNAPHTAHTLFDVECIVVDPSLDASVQLREGGRLADVMPTALALMGMEQPAAMTGVSLLEA; via the coding sequence ATGTCTGATAGCCCGAAGCCCGTGGTTGTGATTGTTCGTGATGGTTGGGGCCGGAACCCAAATCCGGAACACGATGCGTTCAACGCGGTGAAGCTGGCGAACACGCCCAGGTGTGATGCCCTGCTGGAGCGTTACCCGAGCACGCTGATCCACACGAGCAGCGAGGACGTGGGTTTGCCTGAGGGGACGATGGGCAACAGCGAGGTGGGTCACCAGAACATCGGTGCGGGCCGCGTGGTGGATCAGGAGTCGGTGCGGATCACCAAGGCGATTCGGGACGAGTCGTTTTTTGCGAACGAGGCGTTGGCGGGCGCGGTGGAGCGTGCGAAGACGGGTCGGCGTTACGTGCACCTGATGGGCATTGCGTCGGACGCGGGCGTGCACGGGCTGATGACGCACCTGTATGCCTGCCTGGAACTGTGCAAGCGGATGGGTCATGAGCGCGTGGCGTTGCACCTGTTCACGGATGGTCGTGACACGGGTCCGTTCACGGGCAAGGGGTACGTGGAGGCGATCGAGGCGAAGTGCCGTGAGATCGGTGTGGGGCAGGTGGCGTCGATCTGCGGTCGTTATTACGCGATGGACCGTGACAACCGGTGGGAGCGTGTGGCGAAGGCGTACAGCTGCCTGACGGGGATACACGGTCGTAAGAACGAGTTGCCGATCGCGGCGACGGCGGCGGAGGCGATTCAGAATTACTACGACAGCCCGACGAATGATTCGCAGAAGGGTGACGAGTTCATCGTGCCGACGATGATCGGCGACTCGATTGATGATGCTCTGGGGACGCGTATCTCGATCGAGGACTCGGTGATTTTCTACAACTACCGTGGCGACCGTCCGCGTGAGATCGTCAAGGCGTTCACGATGAGTGACGAAGAATGGGCGTCGGTTCCGCCCTCGCCGGATACGGGTGCGAACGGTTTTAATCGCGTGCGTCGTCTGGGCGTGGAGATGGTGACGCTGACGGCGTACGAGGAGGGTTTGAGTGTGAAGGTGGCGTATCCCAAGCCGCCGAAGATGGAGGATATCGGTGGTGCGTACCTGTCGCGGATGGGCAAGACGCAGTTCCGGTGCGCGGAGACGGAGAAGTTCCCGCACGTGACGTTCTTCTGCAACGACTACCGCGAGGAGCCGTTCGAGGGCGAATCGCGTGAGATGGCTCAGTCGCCGAAGGTGGCGACGTATGACCTTCAGCCGGAGATGAGTGCGCCTCGGATCAAGGAGATCGTGCTGGGTCGTGTGGCGGCGGATGACTGCGAGGACTTCATCCTCGTGAACTTCGCGAACGGCGACATGGTGGGTCACACCGGCAGCCTGGAGGCGGCGATCAAGGCGGTGGAGACGGTGGATGGGTGCGTGGGTGAGATTGTGGAGGCGGTGGTGGCGCGTGGCGGAAAGCTGATCGTGACGGCGGACCACGGCAACGCGGAGCAGATGTTCGATCCGAACACGAACGCGCCGCACACGGCGCACACGCTTTTTGACGTGGAGTGCATCGTGGTGGACCCGTCGCTTGATGCTTCGGTGCAGCTTCGTGAGGGCGGTCGGTTGGCGGACGTCATGCCGACGGCGCTGGCGTTGATGGGGATGGAGCAGCCGGCGGCGATGACGGGCGTGAGTCTGTTGGAGGCTTAG
- the mdh gene encoding malate dehydrogenase, translating into MAKRSKISVIGGGNVGASCALWTASKELGDVVVLDIPQAEGMVKGKMLDLAQCSPIELFDCNITGTTDYKDIAGSEVVVVTAGLPRKPGMSRDDLIETNVKIVKSVSENIKQHAPEAIVIVVSNPLDAMVYTAWKTTGFPTNQIVGQAGCLDVARFKTFIAMETGFSVEDINALLLGGHGDDMVPLPRFTNIAGIPITQFITEARLQELVDRAKVGGGEIVKLMGTSAYYAPASGVVQMVEAIVKDKKRILPCASYCSGEFGIDGLFVGVPTLLGANGVEKVIDLDLNADEKALMDESASHVKDLVGIVQKMFPELA; encoded by the coding sequence ATGGCCAAGCGGTCGAAGATCTCCGTGATCGGCGGCGGAAACGTCGGCGCATCTTGTGCACTCTGGACGGCCTCCAAAGAACTCGGCGACGTCGTCGTCCTCGATATCCCCCAGGCCGAAGGCATGGTCAAGGGCAAAATGCTTGACCTCGCCCAGTGCTCGCCCATCGAACTGTTTGACTGCAACATCACCGGAACCACCGACTACAAGGACATCGCCGGCTCCGAAGTCGTCGTCGTCACCGCCGGACTCCCCCGCAAGCCCGGCATGTCACGCGACGACCTCATCGAGACCAACGTCAAGATCGTCAAGAGCGTCTCCGAGAACATCAAGCAACACGCCCCCGAAGCCATCGTCATCGTCGTCTCCAACCCCCTCGACGCCATGGTCTACACCGCATGGAAGACCACCGGATTCCCCACCAACCAGATCGTCGGTCAAGCCGGCTGCCTCGACGTCGCTCGCTTCAAGACCTTCATCGCTATGGAGACCGGCTTCTCCGTCGAAGACATCAACGCTCTGCTCCTCGGCGGCCACGGCGACGACATGGTCCCCCTCCCGCGATTCACCAACATCGCCGGCATCCCCATCACCCAGTTCATCACCGAGGCACGACTCCAGGAACTCGTCGACCGCGCCAAGGTCGGCGGCGGCGAGATCGTCAAGCTCATGGGCACCTCCGCCTACTACGCTCCCGCCTCAGGCGTCGTCCAGATGGTCGAGGCCATCGTCAAGGACAAAAAACGCATCCTCCCCTGTGCTTCCTACTGCTCCGGCGAGTTCGGCATCGACGGTCTCTTCGTCGGCGTCCCTACGCTCCTCGGTGCCAACGGCGTCGAAAAAGTCATCGACCTCGACCTCAACGCCGACGAAAAAGCACTCATGGACGAGTCCGCCTCCCACGTCAAGGACCTCGTCGGCATCGTCCAGAAGATGTTCCCCGAACTCGCATAA
- a CDS encoding CbiX/SirB N-terminal domain-containing protein codes for MHTTPDQLGIVIVDHGSRRAASNKMLEDFVAGFEYEAEFSIVEPAHMELAEPSISTAFDRCVERGATRVLICPYFLLPGKHWDQDIPQLATEAAKRHPDVPFVVTAPIGLHPMMKQVIHSRIDHCLSHIDGHADECESCAGTGRCQYQKPAPATSSAD; via the coding sequence ATGCACACCACCCCCGACCAACTCGGCATCGTCATCGTCGACCACGGCTCACGCCGGGCCGCCTCCAACAAGATGCTCGAAGACTTCGTCGCCGGCTTCGAGTACGAGGCCGAGTTCAGCATCGTCGAGCCCGCCCACATGGAACTCGCCGAACCCTCCATCAGCACCGCCTTCGACCGATGCGTCGAACGCGGCGCCACCCGCGTCCTCATCTGCCCCTACTTCCTGCTCCCCGGCAAACACTGGGATCAGGACATCCCCCAACTCGCCACCGAGGCCGCCAAGCGACACCCCGACGTCCCCTTCGTCGTCACCGCCCCCATCGGCCTGCACCCCATGATGAAGCAGGTCATCCACTCACGCATCGACCACTGCCTCAGCCACATCGACGGCCACGCCGACGAATGCGAATCGTGCGCCGGCACCGGACGCTGCCAGTACCAGAAACCCGCCCCCGCGACGTCCTCCGCTGACTAA
- the nusB gene encoding transcription antitermination factor NusB → MKQQLRLIRRLAMQTMYQVDVTGEEDAATLLEGVSESGLSDEERRAAIELALAAWGDHARADVVFTELAPDWPTHRQPPVDRAILRLAHHELVVGRVSSRVAINEAVELAKTFCSEESPAFVNALLDKAAKRIADGEPVEPLARSETPATAEAWLSDALHEEPKG, encoded by the coding sequence ATGAAACAGCAGCTTCGACTGATCCGCCGGCTCGCGATGCAGACGATGTATCAGGTGGACGTGACGGGGGAGGAAGACGCGGCGACGCTCCTTGAGGGTGTGTCGGAGAGCGGCCTGAGTGACGAGGAGCGGCGGGCGGCGATTGAGCTGGCGCTGGCGGCGTGGGGCGATCATGCGCGGGCGGACGTGGTCTTTACGGAGTTGGCGCCGGACTGGCCAACGCATCGTCAGCCGCCTGTGGATCGAGCGATCCTGCGGCTGGCGCATCACGAGTTGGTCGTGGGGCGTGTGAGCAGCCGGGTGGCGATCAACGAGGCGGTGGAGCTGGCGAAGACGTTCTGCTCGGAGGAGAGTCCTGCGTTCGTGAATGCGTTGCTGGACAAGGCGGCGAAGCGGATCGCGGACGGGGAGCCGGTTGAGCCTCTAGCGCGGAGCGAGACGCCTGCGACGGCGGAGGCGTGGTTGTCGGATGCCTTGCACGAGGAGCCGAAGGGCTGA
- the ftsY gene encoding signal recognition particle-docking protein FtsY, whose protein sequence is MGLFASAFNKLKSALTRTREASTTTLRNLLLGQRLSPELITRIERLLIEADVGVKTAVELRKDVEAAYDRGEMETGDEAFAFLKDQLTAYFPQEDRELNLRDSGTTVILVAGVNGAGKTTSIAKLCHRLRDEGKTVVLGACDTFRAAAVDQLEIWSERLGVAVVKGQQGGDPAAVAFDAADAAQSRGADVLILDTAGRLHTQDPLMRQLSKIQDVVRKRIEGAPHEVLLVIDATTGQNGVNQARVFAESIGVTGIFLSKLDGTARGGIVIAIREQLGIPVKLIGTGETPEDVAPFEPAGFVEAMFAE, encoded by the coding sequence GTGGGGCTGTTTGCCTCTGCCTTCAACAAGCTCAAGTCTGCGCTGACGCGGACTCGTGAGGCGTCGACGACGACGTTGCGGAATCTGCTGCTGGGTCAGCGGTTGTCGCCTGAGCTGATCACGCGGATCGAGCGTCTGCTGATCGAGGCGGACGTGGGTGTGAAGACGGCGGTGGAGCTGCGCAAGGACGTGGAGGCGGCCTATGACCGTGGCGAGATGGAGACGGGTGACGAGGCGTTCGCGTTTCTGAAGGATCAGCTGACGGCGTACTTCCCGCAGGAGGATCGTGAGCTGAATCTGCGTGATTCGGGGACGACGGTGATCCTGGTGGCGGGTGTAAACGGAGCGGGCAAGACGACGTCGATCGCGAAGCTGTGTCACCGGCTGCGTGACGAGGGCAAGACGGTGGTGCTGGGGGCGTGCGACACGTTTCGTGCGGCGGCGGTGGATCAGCTGGAGATCTGGTCGGAGCGTCTGGGTGTTGCGGTGGTGAAGGGTCAGCAGGGAGGCGATCCGGCGGCGGTGGCGTTTGATGCGGCGGATGCGGCGCAGTCGCGTGGCGCGGACGTGCTGATTCTGGACACGGCGGGCCGGTTGCACACGCAGGACCCGTTGATGCGCCAGTTGTCAAAAATTCAAGACGTTGTGCGCAAGCGAATCGAGGGTGCGCCGCACGAGGTTTTGCTGGTGATTGACGCGACGACGGGTCAGAATGGCGTTAATCAGGCCCGTGTTTTTGCGGAGTCGATTGGCGTGACGGGGATTTTTCTGTCGAAGCTGGACGGAACGGCTCGCGGCGGGATCGTGATCGCGATTCGGGAGCAGTTGGGGATCCCGGTGAAGCTGATCGGTACGGGCGAGACGCCGGAAGATGTTGCCCCGTTTGAACCTGCGGGTTTTGTGGAGGCCATGTTCGCTGAATAA
- a CDS encoding SAM-dependent methyltransferase encodes MSIPPPPPPRSSNKDKKGTSKKGSKGPTKAERADRYALYLKAVQDPDHEVEFFEQAYREANGSAEPLVLREDFCGTFAVCCKWVAGKAGRRSLGVDLDAEPLAWGKKHHLEKLTVEQQKRVTLVQDDVRKVCSPKADVLAAQNFSFYLFMERKELLAYFKAARRNLAPGGVMVLDMMGGPDCLLEDQNEPRKCDGFTYVWRTETVNPITNISEHSIGFKFKDGSKLERAFSYRWRLWSIPEVRDLLEEAGFARVDVYWEGEGDEGEGDGNWKITTEAAMDPSWLCYVVARRDHEAVTTVDHEGKA; translated from the coding sequence GTGAGCATACCACCCCCCCCACCGCCGCGGTCCTCGAACAAGGACAAGAAGGGTACGTCGAAGAAGGGGTCGAAGGGCCCGACGAAGGCGGAGCGTGCGGATCGGTATGCCTTGTATCTGAAGGCGGTGCAGGACCCGGATCACGAGGTGGAGTTTTTCGAGCAGGCGTACCGGGAGGCGAACGGTTCGGCGGAGCCGCTGGTGCTTCGCGAGGATTTCTGCGGGACGTTCGCGGTCTGCTGCAAGTGGGTGGCGGGTAAAGCGGGGCGTCGTTCGCTGGGCGTGGACCTGGACGCGGAGCCGCTGGCGTGGGGGAAGAAGCATCATCTCGAGAAGCTGACGGTGGAGCAGCAGAAGCGTGTAACGCTGGTGCAGGACGACGTGCGGAAGGTGTGTTCGCCGAAGGCGGACGTGCTGGCGGCGCAGAACTTCTCGTTCTACCTGTTCATGGAGCGGAAGGAGTTGCTGGCCTATTTCAAGGCGGCGCGTCGGAACCTGGCGCCGGGCGGCGTGATGGTCCTGGACATGATGGGCGGCCCGGACTGCCTGCTGGAGGATCAGAACGAGCCGCGGAAGTGCGACGGGTTCACTTACGTGTGGCGGACGGAGACGGTGAACCCGATCACGAACATCAGCGAGCACAGCATCGGCTTCAAGTTCAAGGACGGGAGCAAGCTGGAGAGGGCGTTCTCGTACCGGTGGCGGCTGTGGAGTATTCCGGAGGTGCGTGACCTGCTTGAGGAGGCGGGGTTTGCGCGAGTGGACGTGTACTGGGAGGGCGAGGGGGATGAGGGCGAGGGTGACGGCAACTGGAAGATCACGACCGAGGCGGCGATGGACCCGTCGTGGTTGTGTTACGTGGTGGCGCGTCGTGACCACGAGGCGGTAACGACGGTCGATCATGAAGGAAAGGCGTGA